CGCCATGAAGGGCATCTCACTGCTCTTCTATGGCATTGCTTCCACTTGGTGGCAAGGTGTTCGGAAGGAGGCAAAGACCTGGAATGATGCTATTGGTCTCATTCGCGAGCACTTCTCGCCTGCCAAGCCCGCATACCAGGTCTACATGGATTTCTTTGCAAAGAAACAGTTTGATGGCATTGCCATTGACACTTTTGTGGTCGAGAAGCGTGCACTGCTCGCTCAGCTGCCAGAAGATCAACACAATGAAGAGACAGAACTGGACTTTCTATATGGTCTGTTGAATATCAAGTATCGCAAACACATTACTCGGCAAAGTGTGAAGACATTTCGGGATCTTCTTGAATTGGGTCGTGTTATAGAGCACAATAGTCAGGAAGATCAGGCTGAAGCAAGGGCTGCAGTTCCATTG
This is a stretch of genomic DNA from Drosophila albomicans strain 15112-1751.03 chromosome 3, ASM965048v2, whole genome shotgun sequence. It encodes these proteins:
- the LOC117568227 gene encoding activity-regulated cytoskeleton associated protein 1-like; this encodes MTQTIQMTNEQLRQLIETVKSSAVSAADNAVFTSGDASMAKTKGSFSNCTHRFGGNRSRDEVEEFITNVVTFKELEMISDENAMKGISLLFYGIASTWWQGVRKEAKTWNDAIGLIREHFSPAKPAYQVYMDFFAKKQFDGIAIDTFVVEKRALLAQLPEDQHNEETELDFLYGLLNIKYRKHITRQSVKTFRDLLELGRVIEHNSQEDQAEARAAVPLRCARHVERCTHCNFRGHRLENCRKRQAQTANVAEGAKRLREDITA